One genomic segment of Streptococcus salivarius includes these proteins:
- a CDS encoding ribonuclease HII, whose translation MATIKEVKEQLATLTDLDDHRWTSFEEDSRAGVQTAIKQRRKAILADIAEEERLEMMLSYEKSLYAQGVELIAGVDEVGRGPLAGPVVAAAVILPKFCKIKGLNDSKKIPKSKHEAIYKQVMKEAVAVGIGIKDNHVIDDVNIYEATKLAMAEAIEKLSPKPEHLLIDAMTLDLPIGQTSIIKGDANSLSIAAASIVAKVTRDKMMADYDQEFPGYAFAKNAGYGTKDHLSGIDKFGVTPIHRRSFEPIKSIIKSR comes from the coding sequence ATGGCGACAATTAAAGAAGTCAAAGAGCAATTGGCCACTTTGACAGACCTTGACGATCACCGATGGACAAGTTTTGAGGAAGATAGTCGAGCTGGTGTACAGACTGCCATTAAGCAACGCCGTAAAGCTATCCTAGCTGATATTGCTGAGGAAGAACGCTTAGAGATGATGCTCAGTTATGAAAAATCGCTTTATGCTCAGGGAGTTGAACTCATTGCAGGTGTTGATGAAGTTGGACGTGGTCCTTTGGCCGGACCAGTAGTGGCTGCAGCGGTTATCTTACCAAAGTTTTGCAAAATAAAAGGTCTCAATGACAGTAAAAAAATACCAAAATCAAAACATGAAGCTATTTATAAGCAGGTGATGAAGGAAGCGGTAGCTGTTGGGATTGGTATTAAGGACAATCATGTGATTGACGATGTCAATATTTATGAAGCAACCAAGCTTGCTATGGCTGAAGCTATTGAAAAACTTAGTCCCAAACCTGAACATTTGTTAATTGATGCCATGACTTTGGACCTACCAATAGGACAAACATCAATTATAAAAGGGGATGCTAATTCTTTATCAATTGCGGCAGCTTCTATCGTAGCAAAGGTAACCCGTGATAAGATGATGGCTGATTATGATCAGGAGTTTCCTGGTTACGCATTTGCCAAAAATGCAGGTTATGGTACCAAGGATCATTTGTCTGGCATAGATAAATTTGGTGTTACTCCAATTCATAGAAGAAGCTTTGAACCCATAAAGTCAATAATAAAAAGTAGGTGA
- a CDS encoding XRE family transcriptional regulator codes for MFSGQRLKEIREAQGMSQASVAKHLGISRSSYFNWENGKTKPNQKNLSVLAELFGVAETYFLSEHEIVEVYLELNEENRQEALRLTKALLEEQETEKQKAPVIPLYSYKVFERLSAGTGYTYFGDGNYDEVFYDEELDHDFASWVFGDSMEPTYLNGEVVLIKQTGFDYDGAVYAVDWDGQTYIKKVYREEDGLRLVSLNKRYGDKFAPYDEDPRIIGKIVGNFMPVEA; via the coding sequence AGCATCTAGGAATTTCACGCTCCTCTTATTTTAATTGGGAAAATGGTAAGACGAAACCCAATCAAAAGAACCTTTCGGTTTTGGCCGAACTTTTTGGTGTAGCTGAGACTTATTTTCTGTCTGAACATGAGATTGTAGAAGTCTACTTGGAACTAAATGAGGAAAATCGCCAAGAAGCTTTGCGACTCACTAAGGCTCTCCTAGAAGAGCAAGAAACAGAAAAGCAAAAAGCACCTGTTATTCCCCTTTACTCATACAAAGTTTTCGAGCGTTTATCAGCCGGAACTGGTTACACTTACTTTGGTGATGGCAATTATGATGAAGTTTTCTATGATGAAGAATTGGATCATGATTTTGCATCATGGGTATTTGGAGACTCTATGGAACCTACCTACCTAAATGGTGAAGTAGTGCTAATCAAACAAACAGGTTTTGATTATGATGGAGCTGTTTATGCTGTAGACTGGGATGGTCAAACCTATATCAAAAAGGTCTATCGTGAGGAGGACGGGCTTCGTTTAGTTTCTCTTAATAAACGTTATGGTGATAAGTTTGCACCCTATGACGAAGATCCCCGAATCATCGGTAAAATTGTCGGTAACTTTATGCCGGTTGAGGCTTAG
- the ylqF gene encoding ribosome biogenesis GTPase YlqF: MATIQWFPGHMSKARRQVQENLKHVDFVTILVDARLPLSSQNPMLTKIVGDKPKLLILNKADLADSNRTKEWRSYFESQGIKTLAINSKEQSTVKLVTDAAKSLMADKIQRLRERGIQKETLRTMIIGIPNAGKSTLMNRLAGKKIAVVGNKPGVTKGQQWLKSNKDLEILDTPGILWPKFEDELVGLKLALTGAIKDQLLPMDEVTIFGLNYFKTYYPERLEERFKGIDLEEEAPEIIMEMTRKLGFREDYDRFYNLFVKEVRDGKLGRYTLDIVGVDTDGDN, encoded by the coding sequence ATGGCTACTATTCAATGGTTCCCTGGTCACATGTCCAAAGCCCGTCGACAAGTTCAGGAAAATCTTAAGCATGTGGATTTTGTAACAATTTTAGTGGATGCACGTTTGCCACTGTCAAGTCAAAATCCCATGCTGACTAAAATTGTTGGCGATAAACCAAAGCTTTTAATTCTCAATAAGGCTGACCTTGCTGATAGTAATCGTACAAAAGAGTGGCGTAGCTATTTTGAGAGTCAAGGAATTAAAACCTTGGCCATCAACTCCAAGGAACAATCTACAGTTAAATTGGTGACAGACGCTGCTAAGAGTCTTATGGCTGACAAGATTCAACGACTACGTGAACGCGGTATCCAGAAAGAGACCTTGCGAACCATGATTATTGGGATTCCAAATGCTGGGAAATCTACCTTGATGAATCGTTTGGCTGGTAAAAAAATTGCCGTTGTAGGAAATAAACCTGGTGTGACAAAAGGTCAACAGTGGTTGAAGTCTAATAAGGACTTGGAAATTCTGGATACTCCGGGGATTTTGTGGCCTAAGTTTGAAGATGAATTGGTCGGTTTGAAACTTGCTTTGACAGGTGCCATCAAGGACCAGCTATTGCCAATGGATGAGGTTACAATTTTTGGACTTAACTATTTTAAAACTTACTATCCTGAACGTTTAGAGGAACGCTTTAAAGGGATTGACCTTGAAGAAGAGGCACCAGAAATCATTATGGAAATGACTCGAAAACTTGGCTTCCGTGAAGATTATGACCGTTTCTATAATCTATTTGTCAAAGAAGTTCGTGATGGAAAACTAGGACGTTACACACTTGATATTGTTGGGGTCGATACTGATGGCGACAATTAA